The sequence CCCAGCCAACGAAACAATTACTTAacatattattttatttttctctcccgactctctttttatttctcgcattttgttgtgtgtgtcgGGAATGTCGAGATGATTAAAAAGTCCATCTTGCAGTGGGTCTtacccttttttgttttcatagtTTGTCTGCAGGCCAACAGCATCTCGGCCGAAGAGGAATGCATAAGTACTGCcaaccatttcaatttttatctctctctttttcattattaaaaaaaaaaattgttttcattacaGATCGTTCCGGCCGCACAATTTTGTGTTACGATTGCGACAGTTATCATAATCCTCTTTGCAAACATATCAATGAATCTGCTCCGGCCAATGAACAGCCTCCGTTCAAGACGTGCAAAGGATGTTGCGTCAAAATAGTTGAACACCGCTATTCTCGTAAGTTAATTCATCcaattctaaatttaaaaacgaaataatcCATTCATAATTTTACCTGAATCAGCCAAGGAACGCGTGAGGAGGATGTGCACGGAGCAGCTGATTGTCAACTACTTTATCGTCGATCACGTTTGTTTGAAGGAAGGAAACAAACGCAAGGGAATGACTTGTTTTTGCGAAGAGGATTTTTGCAATTCGGCGATCTCAACACAAAGGCATCAACGTCGCGATCTCTTCTGGTGCTTGGGCATCGTCGCTGTTATCCACCTCATTTTAGAAGAATGGGCCATCTTGCGATGGTGGTGACGATTTTTTTCGCTTCATCAATTTTTGCCGTCACGTTTCTCTTTT comes from Daphnia carinata strain CSIRO-1 chromosome 2, CSIRO_AGI_Dcar_HiC_V3, whole genome shotgun sequence and encodes:
- the LOC130686756 gene encoding uncharacterized protein LOC130686756 isoform X1, which produces MIKIELLYINTSIFDDARASSSLLTTGYNDPINRSGSRGPVFFLFVFFTTGKKGDSASCHVTGDPSQRNNYLTYYFIFLSRLSFYFSHFVVCVGNVEMIKKSILQWVLPFFVFIVCLQANSISAEEECINRSGRTILCYDCDSYHNPLCKHINESAPANEQPPFKTCKGCCVKIVEHRYSPKERVRRMCTEQLIVNYFIVDHVCLKEGNKRKGMTCFCEEDFCNSAISTQRHQRRDLFWCLGIVAVIHLILEEWAILRWW
- the LOC130686756 gene encoding protein quiver-like isoform X2 yields the protein MRDRNLIGFLSVFFSITLVCLQANSISAEEECINRSGRTILCYDCDSYHNPLCKHINESAPANEQPPFKTCKGCCVKIVEHRYSPKERVRRMCTEQLIVNYFIVDHVCLKEGNKRKGMTCFCEEDFCNSAISTQRHQRRDLFWCLGIVAVIHLILEEWAILRWW